A DNA window from Mya arenaria isolate MELC-2E11 chromosome 17, ASM2691426v1 contains the following coding sequences:
- the LOC128223382 gene encoding iduronate 2-sulfatase-like, whose amino-acid sequence MAIQAVGVLLTIACVVGKMSAAPNVLFIMADDLRPELGCYYEAGSQIHPNMYTPNIDALAARSLLLKHAYVQQAVCGPSRTSMMTGRHPETSQVYDLDTYWRDAVTGNFTTIPQYFKDKGYTTVGMGKIFHPGSASGYNDPASWSLDYYDADDNFESSQLSWNNVSDTVIANTGKDLQDQNVTDYALDLLDSFASTGENFFMAVGFHKPHLPFVSPDSFFSYYPESSIEDVTNPFAPWEMPDDAWFKYAGLRKYDDIAALGATGDINTTLPDETTKELRRAYYSAVSYIDDLVGKIINKTEELNIDNNTIIVFLGDHGFTLGEHGLWSKNSNFELATHAPLMIHIPGMTDTGIESDSLVEFVDIFPTLVKATGFSDVGICASGSESTTTLCHEGISLYPLISNSSAELRSASFSLYPRFKKNTERMGYSIRTSQFRYTEWVKFDSATNTPTWSRNFGTELYDHSVDPEENYNVYADPNYSSDVTSLSAMLQAGWRNALV is encoded by the coding sequence ATGGCGATTCAAGCTGTTGGTGTGCTGTTGACAATTGCCTGTGTGGTTGGCAAAATGTCTGCAGCTccgaatgttttatttataatggcGGACGATCTACGGCCGGAGCTTGGATGTTATTACGAGGCCGGGAGCCAGATCCACCCCAACATGTACACACCTAATATTGACGCACTGGCCGCGCGCTCACTCCTCCTGAAGCATGCCTACGTTCAGCAGGCCGTGTGTGGACCCAGCCGGACCTCCATGATGACCGGCCGCCACCCAGAAACCTCGCAGGTCTACGACTTGGACACTTACTGGCGGGACGCAGTGACCGGAAACTTCACCACAATACCACAGTATTTCAAAGACAAAGGATACACGACCGTCGGCATGGGAAAAATATTCCATCCTGGAAGCGCATCCGGGTACAACGATCCGGCGTCATGGAGCTTGGACTATTACGACGCAGACGATAATTTTGAAAGCTCACAGCTGAGCTGGAACAATGTCAGTGATACGGTCATCGCAAACACAGGTAAAGACCTGCAAGATCAGAATGTAACCGACTATGCGCTCGACCTGCTGGACTCATTCGCGTCAACGGGTGAGAACTTTTTCATGGCGGTAGGCTTCCACAAACCTCATTTACCCTTCGTGAGCCCAGACTCCTTCTTTTCTTACTACCCAGAGAGTTCCATAGAAGATGTCACGAACCCGTTCGCACCATGGGAGATGCCTGACGACGCCTGGTTTAAGTACGCGGGCCTCCGGAAGTACGACGACATCGCCGCTCTGGGCGCCACCGGTGACATTAATACCACCCTCCCTGATGAAACAACAAAGGAACTCCGTCGGGCTTATTACAGCGCTGTCTCGTACATTGACGATCTCGTCGGGAAGATAATAAACAAAACGGAAGAGCTCAATATTGACAACAACACAATCATTGTTTTCCTGGGAGATCATGGCTTCACGCTCGGGGAACACGGGTTGTGGAGTAAGAATTCAAATTTCGAGCTGGCTACGCATGCGCCGTTGATGATCCACATTCCCGGGATGACGGACACTGGGATTGAGTCAGACAGCCTCGTCGAATTTGTGGACATCTTTCCAACGCTAGTTAAAGCGACCGGCTTCTCTGACGTAGGCATCTGTGCTTCCGGAAGCGAGTCGACCACGACACTATGCCATGAGGGCATAAGCCTCTACCCACTCATATCTAATTCTTCCGCCGAGCTGCGTTCCGCATCCTTTTCTCTGTATCCCCGCTTCAAGAAGAACACGGAGAGAATGGGCTACTCGATCAGGACCTCCCAGTTCCGGTATACGGAGTGGGTGAAGTTTGACTCCGCCACAAACACCCCGACCTGGAGCAGGAACTTTGGAACTGAACTCTACGACCATTCCGTTGATCCAGAGGAAAACTACAATGTCTACGCCGACCCGAATTACAGTAGTGACGTCACTTCCCTCAGCGCCATGCTACAGGCAGGTTGGCGTAACGCCTTAGTGTGA